A region from the Ursus arctos isolate Adak ecotype North America unplaced genomic scaffold, UrsArc2.0 scaffold_6, whole genome shotgun sequence genome encodes:
- the SLC25A32 gene encoding mitochondrial folate transporter/carrier, with amino-acid sequence MTGQGQSASGSSAWSTIFRHVRYENLVAGVSGGVLSNLALHPLDLVKIRFAVSDGLELRPKYKGIVHCLTTIWKLDGLRGLYQGVTPNVWGAGLSWGLYFFFYNAIKSYKTEGRAERLEATEYLVSAAEAGAMTLCITNPLWVTKTRLMLQYNGVVNSSQQQYKGMFDTLLKIYKYEGVRGLYKGFIPGLFGTSHGALQFMAYELLKLKYNRHINRLPEAQLSTIEYISVAALSKIFAVAATYPYQVVRARLQDQHMFYNGVLDVITKTWRKEGIGGFYKGIAPNLIRVTPACCITFVVYENVSHFLLDLREKKM; translated from the exons ATGACGGGCCAGGGCCAGTCGGCGTCAGGGTCGTCGGCGTGGAGCACGATATTCCGCCACGTCCGGTACGAGAATCTGGTGGCGGGTGTGAGCGGCGGGGTCTTGTCCAACCTCGCGCTGCACCCGCTCGACCTCGTGAAGATCCGCTTCGCCG TGAGTGATGGATTGGAACTGAGACCAAAATATAAAGGAATTGTGCATTGCTTGACTACCATTTGGAAACTTGATGGACTACGGGGACTTTACCAAGGAGTAACCCCAAATGTGTGGGGTGCAGGTTTATCCTGGGGACTCTACTTTTTCTT TTACAATGCCATCAAATCATATaagacagaaggaagagcagaacGTTTAGAGGCAACAGAATACCTCGTCTCAGCTGCCGAAGCTG GAGCCATGACCCTCTGCATTACAAACCCGTTATGGGTAACAAAGACTCGCCTTATGTTACAGTACAACGGTGTTGTTAACTCCTCACAACAACAATATAAAGGAATGTTTGATACACTTCTGAAAATATATAAGTATGAAGGTGTGCGTGGATTGTATAAG ggatttattcctgggctgtttGGAACATCACATGGTGCCCTTCAATTTATGGCATATGAATTGTTGAAGTTGAAATACAACCGGCATATCAACAGATTACCAGAAGCCCAGTTG AGCACAATAGAATATATATCTGTTGCAGCACTCTCCAAAATATTTGCTGTGGCAGCCACGTACCCGTATCAGGTCGTGAGAGCCCGTCTGCAGGATCAGCACATGTTTTACAACGGCGTGCTGGACGTGATCACAAAGACGTGGAG GAAAGAAGGCATCGGTGGATTTTACAAAGGAATTGCCCCCAATTTGATCCGAGTGACTCCAGCCTGCTGTATCACTTTCGTGGTATATGAGAATGTCTCACATTTTCTACTTgaccttagagaaaaaaaaatgtaa